In Deltaproteobacteria bacterium, the following proteins share a genomic window:
- the argF gene encoding ornithine carbamoyltransferase yields MSKRDLLNFDGLSRREFDAILQLAADLKRKQKRGVAHRLLAGKNMALVFEKPSLRTRSTFAVGITQLGGSAIYLGPAEVGLGTRETPADCARNLDRWFDLVTVRTFAHKIIEEMAEYSSVPVINALTDGYHPCQVLADCQTLIEHKGKLAGLKIAFVGDGNNMVHSWLEAAALVPFSFTLACPKGYEPDAAILNTALQNGAKVAVTHSVEAAVSGADAIYTDVWTSMGQEQESKARINAFRAYQVNSRVVAMAKKDAVVMHCLPAHRGEEITHEVLESPQCVAFDQAENRLHAQKAVMVWLVKGFAATVGKSKALRKKIGSRGSKK; encoded by the coding sequence ATGAGCAAACGAGATCTACTCAATTTCGACGGCCTCAGCCGGCGCGAGTTCGACGCCATCTTGCAGCTCGCCGCCGACCTCAAGCGCAAGCAAAAACGCGGCGTCGCGCATCGGCTGTTGGCCGGCAAGAACATGGCGCTGGTTTTCGAGAAGCCGAGTTTGCGCACGCGCTCGACCTTTGCCGTCGGCATTACGCAGTTAGGCGGTTCGGCGATTTATCTCGGACCCGCCGAAGTCGGATTGGGCACCAGGGAAACCCCGGCGGACTGCGCGCGCAACTTGGACCGCTGGTTCGATTTGGTTACGGTGCGGACCTTTGCGCACAAAATCATCGAAGAGATGGCCGAGTATTCTTCCGTGCCGGTGATCAACGCGCTCACCGATGGTTACCATCCCTGCCAAGTATTGGCCGACTGTCAGACGCTGATCGAACATAAGGGCAAGCTCGCCGGTTTAAAAATCGCCTTCGTCGGCGACGGTAACAATATGGTGCACTCGTGGTTGGAAGCGGCGGCGCTGGTGCCGTTTTCGTTTACCCTCGCATGCCCCAAAGGTTATGAGCCCGATGCGGCGATTCTCAACACGGCTTTGCAAAACGGCGCCAAGGTCGCGGTGACGCATTCGGTCGAGGCGGCCGTTAGCGGCGCCGATGCGATTTACACCGACGTGTGGACCAGCATGGGGCAAGAGCAAGAGTCAAAAGCGCGCATCAATGCTTTTCGCGCCTATCAAGTGAATAGCCGGGTGGTCGCCATGGCCAAGAAGGATGCCGTGGTGATGCACTGTTTGCCGGCGCACCGCGGCGAAGAGATTACCCATGAAGTTTTGGAAAGCCCGCAGTGCGTCGCCTTCGATCAAGCGGAAAATCGTTTGCACGCGCAAAAGGCGGTGATGGTGTGGCTGGTCAAAGGCTTCGCCGCGACAGTGGGAAAGAGCAAAGCGTTGAGAAAAAAGATCGGAAGTAGAGGATCTAAGAAATAG
- a CDS encoding acetylornithine transaminase has product MKNRDIVALTDKYVAKTYARTPIALVKGRGTKVWDANGKEYLDFLAGIAVNSLGHCHPAIVKAIKQQAQQLLHVSNLYHIQTQSELARELCRHSFADRAFFCNSGAEANEAAIKLARRYGLEKRGGRYEIISTHNSFHGRTLATLTATGQEKVRAGYDPLPAGFRQVPYNDLGAMEAAIDEKKTIAILVEPIQAEGGVIVPNEIYMLGIRELCDQRGLLLIFDEVQTGMGRTGKLFGYEHFGVKPDIMTLAKALGGGLPLGAMLAREEVANSFGPGSHASTFGGNPVCCAAGLAVMNALVKGGVLKNCVQMGKYFVKGLEALKKHFSCIRHVRGKGLIIGVELDREGAKIADACMQEGLLLNCTAAKVLRFVPPLTITKKEIDRGLAILEKVLRQLVGETSRAGS; this is encoded by the coding sequence ATGAAGAATCGCGATATCGTCGCGCTGACCGACAAGTACGTGGCCAAAACTTACGCGCGCACGCCGATCGCCTTGGTCAAAGGACGCGGCACTAAAGTTTGGGACGCCAACGGTAAAGAGTATCTCGATTTCTTGGCCGGCATCGCGGTCAACAGTCTGGGCCACTGCCATCCGGCGATCGTCAAGGCGATCAAACAGCAGGCCCAGCAGTTGCTCCACGTGTCGAATCTCTACCATATTCAAACCCAGTCGGAGCTGGCCCGCGAGCTGTGCCGCCATTCGTTCGCCGACCGGGCATTTTTTTGTAACAGCGGCGCCGAGGCCAACGAGGCGGCGATCAAGTTGGCGCGTCGTTACGGTTTGGAAAAGCGCGGCGGCCGCTACGAAATCATTTCGACGCATAACTCTTTTCATGGCCGGACCTTGGCGACGTTGACCGCCACCGGCCAGGAAAAAGTTCGCGCCGGCTACGATCCGCTTCCCGCCGGTTTTCGCCAGGTGCCGTACAACGATCTTGGCGCCATGGAAGCGGCCATCGATGAGAAGAAAACCATCGCGATTCTGGTCGAACCGATTCAGGCCGAGGGCGGCGTCATCGTGCCCAATGAAATTTACATGCTCGGCATTCGCGAGCTCTGCGATCAGCGCGGTTTGCTGTTGATCTTCGACGAAGTGCAAACCGGCATGGGGCGGACGGGGAAACTATTCGGCTACGAACACTTCGGCGTCAAGCCCGACATCATGACTTTGGCCAAAGCCTTGGGCGGCGGTTTGCCGCTGGGTGCGATGCTGGCGCGCGAAGAGGTCGCCAATAGCTTCGGTCCCGGAAGTCACGCGTCAACTTTTGGCGGCAATCCGGTTTGTTGCGCCGCCGGTTTGGCGGTGATGAACGCCTTGGTCAAAGGCGGTGTGCTCAAGAACTGCGTGCAGATGGGCAAGTATTTCGTCAAAGGGCTGGAGGCGCTGAAAAAACATTTTTCTTGTATCCGCCACGTTCGCGGCAAGGGGTTGATCATCGGCGTCGAACTCGATCGCGAGGGCGCTAAGATTGCCGACGCCTGTATGCAGGAGGGGCTGCTGCTCAACTGCACGGCGGCCAAGGTGCTGCGCTTCGTGCCGCCGCTGACCATCACTAAAAAAGAAATCGATCGCGGTCTGGCGATCTTGGAAAAAGTTTTGCGGCAATTGGTCGGAGAAACCTCGCGTGCGGGGTCTTGA
- the argB gene encoding acetylglutamate kinase: MDDFIGKAEVLMEALPYFQRFYGKTFVIKYGGHAMENEELKASFAQDIVLLKCVGINPVVVHGGGPQIDAALDKMGVKSSYVRGMRVTDQETLDIVEMVLVGKVNKEIVNMINQHGGMAVGLSGKDGQLILAKKMNVTVPSGNGESPEIIDIGMVGEIIGINPLIIDSLDANKFIPVIAPVGVGKAGETYNINADLVAGEVAEALHAEKLLLMTDVEGVKDKKGELLSHLTEKQARKMIQDGVVGSGMIPKVECCINALKGGVEKTHIIDGRLKHAVLLEIFTKEGVGTEVVRK; encoded by the coding sequence ATGGACGATTTTATCGGCAAGGCGGAAGTGTTGATGGAGGCGCTGCCCTATTTCCAGCGCTTTTACGGCAAGACTTTCGTGATCAAATATGGTGGCCATGCGATGGAAAACGAGGAGCTCAAGGCGAGCTTCGCCCAGGACATCGTCTTGCTCAAGTGCGTCGGCATCAACCCGGTGGTGGTGCATGGCGGCGGGCCGCAGATCGACGCCGCGCTCGACAAGATGGGCGTCAAAAGCAGTTACGTGCGCGGTATGCGCGTGACCGATCAGGAGACCTTGGACATCGTCGAAATGGTTTTGGTCGGCAAGGTCAATAAAGAGATCGTCAACATGATCAATCAACATGGCGGCATGGCCGTCGGCTTGAGCGGCAAAGACGGCCAGCTAATTCTGGCGAAAAAAATGAACGTGACTGTGCCGTCGGGCAACGGTGAATCGCCGGAGATCATCGATATCGGCATGGTCGGCGAGATCATCGGCATCAATCCGTTGATCATTGATTCGCTCGACGCCAACAAGTTCATACCCGTAATCGCGCCCGTCGGCGTCGGCAAAGCCGGCGAGACTTATAATATCAACGCCGATTTGGTCGCCGGTGAAGTGGCCGAAGCGCTGCACGCGGAAAAATTACTCTTGATGACCGACGTCGAAGGCGTGAAGGACAAAAAGGGCGAGCTGTTGAGCCATCTCACAGAGAAGCAAGCGCGCAAGATGATTCAAGACGGCGTGGTCGGCTCGGGCATGATTCCCAAAGTCGAATGCTGTATCAACGCGCTCAAGGGCGGCGTCGAGAAGACGCATATTATCGACGGCCGGCTGAAGCATGCCGTGCTCTTGGAAATTTTTACCAAAGAAGGCGTCGGGACGGAGGTGGTGCGCAAATGA
- the hslU gene encoding ATP-dependent protease ATPase subunit HslU, with amino-acid sequence MTPREIVSELDRYIVGQRNAKRAVAIALRNRWRRQLVPDDLRDEIAPKNIIMIGPTGVGKTEISRRLAKLAQAPFIKVEASKFTEVGYVGRDVESIIRDLTDLAVNMVKEEEKQKVEIKAHEVAEERVLDLLLPPTSGEGESEPVDAARLQGTRDKLKKMLRDGKMDDRFVEIEMTQSTMPMIEVLTPQGMEGMEFNLKEMFSNLMPKKTKQKKVKIPEALEILTQEEAGKLVDMDKVTGEAVRRVEQSGIVFLDEIDKIAGRDSAQGPDVSRQGVQRDLLPIVEGSTVNTKYGMVKTDHILFIASGAFHTAKPSDLIPEFQGRFPIRVELSSLSKEDFVRILTEPKNALIKQYEALLETEGVHLKFAADAIEEIALIASNVNEQMENIGARRLHTILEVLLDEVSFAAPEMHGQEVAIDAAYVRQRLEPILQNEDLSRYIL; translated from the coding sequence ATGACGCCGCGGGAAATCGTCTCGGAATTGGATCGTTATATCGTCGGGCAAAGGAACGCGAAACGAGCGGTCGCTATCGCGCTACGCAATCGCTGGCGGCGCCAGTTGGTGCCGGACGATTTGCGCGACGAAATCGCGCCGAAAAATATCATCATGATCGGCCCGACGGGAGTCGGCAAGACTGAAATCTCGCGCCGTTTGGCGAAGCTTGCCCAAGCGCCATTTATCAAAGTCGAAGCGTCGAAGTTTACCGAAGTGGGCTACGTCGGCCGCGACGTCGAGTCGATCATTCGCGATTTGACCGATCTCGCCGTCAACATGGTCAAAGAGGAAGAAAAGCAGAAGGTCGAAATCAAAGCTCACGAAGTCGCCGAAGAGCGGGTGTTGGATCTGCTTTTGCCGCCGACCTCCGGCGAGGGTGAGAGCGAACCGGTGGACGCGGCGCGGCTGCAAGGCACCCGCGACAAGCTCAAGAAAATGCTCCGCGACGGCAAGATGGATGATCGCTTCGTCGAGATCGAGATGACCCAATCGACGATGCCAATGATCGAAGTGCTGACGCCTCAAGGTATGGAAGGCATGGAATTCAATCTCAAAGAGATGTTTTCTAACCTGATGCCGAAAAAGACCAAGCAGAAGAAGGTCAAGATTCCCGAAGCGTTGGAAATTCTCACCCAGGAAGAGGCGGGCAAGTTGGTCGACATGGACAAAGTCACCGGCGAAGCGGTGCGTCGGGTCGAGCAATCGGGAATTGTCTTTCTCGACGAGATCGACAAAATCGCCGGCCGCGATTCGGCGCAGGGGCCGGATGTCTCACGCCAGGGCGTGCAGCGCGATCTGTTGCCGATCGTCGAAGGTTCGACGGTCAATACCAAATACGGCATGGTCAAGACCGATCACATCTTATTCATCGCTTCGGGCGCATTTCATACCGCCAAGCCGTCGGATTTGATTCCTGAGTTTCAAGGACGGTTTCCAATCCGCGTCGAGTTGAGCTCGCTCAGTAAAGAGGACTTCGTCAGAATTCTCACCGAACCGAAGAATGCTTTGATCAAGCAGTATGAAGCCTTGCTCGAAACCGAAGGAGTGCATTTAAAATTCGCCGCCGACGCTATCGAAGAGATCGCGCTGATCGCTTCCAACGTCAACGAGCAGATGGAAAACATCGGCGCGCGCCGCTTGCACACGATTCTGGAAGTTCTACTCGACGAGGTTTCTTTCGCGGCGCCGGAAATGCACGGCCAGGAAGTCGCCATTGACGCCGCGTATGTGCGCCAGCGGCTGGAACCGATTCTCCAAAACGAAGACCTGTCGCGCTATATCCTCTAA
- the hslV gene encoding ATP-dependent protease subunit HslV: MFEGTTILGLRHGGKVVVVGDGQVSLGQTVMKHSARKVRKLHHDRVIAGFAGATADAFTLFEKFEAKLEQYNGNLKRAAVELAKDWRTDRVLRRLEALLIVADVTDLLVISGAGDVIEPDDGVIAIGSGGNYALAAARVLIKHTQLDARVIAEEAMRVAAGICVYTNEQLTFEELCFLAARNY; the protein is encoded by the coding sequence ATGTTTGAAGGCACTACCATATTAGGTTTACGTCATGGCGGCAAAGTTGTCGTTGTCGGCGACGGGCAAGTGAGTTTGGGGCAGACGGTGATGAAACACAGCGCGCGCAAGGTGCGCAAGCTGCATCACGATCGAGTCATCGCCGGCTTTGCCGGCGCCACCGCGGATGCTTTCACCCTGTTCGAAAAGTTCGAAGCCAAGTTAGAACAGTACAATGGCAACTTGAAACGCGCCGCGGTGGAGTTGGCCAAGGACTGGCGCACCGATCGCGTGCTGCGGCGGCTTGAGGCTTTGCTGATTGTCGCCGACGTGACCGACCTGCTGGTGATTTCCGGCGCCGGCGACGTGATCGAGCCCGACGACGGCGTAATCGCCATCGGCTCGGGCGGCAATTACGCCTTGGCGGCGGCGCGGGTGCTGATCAAGCATACGCAGTTGGACGCGCGGGTGATCGCCGAAGAGGCGATGCGGGTGGCGGCGGGAATCTGCGTCTACACCAACGAGCAACTCACCTTCGAAGAATTGTGCTTCCTCGCCGCGAGGAACTACTAA
- a CDS encoding tyrosine recombinase XerC, whose product MDQLISQYAEHLRHERNASAHTLRNYLSDLAQLQEFLLDRELCLDSTGCVAVEKVDIHAVRAFLASLTRERKKSSIGRKVAALKSFFRYLLSIRRIEKDPLLLIQSPKQEKPLPAFLSVDDVFQLLGAIKPKTGLDVRDLAVLEVFYSTGMRVSELVGLNWADIDIQLEIVRVVGKGSKERIVPIGKVALAALETYALDQRQRWQLTCTGESPVILNNRGERITTRSVARIVEKHLKLAGIQIKMGPHGLRHSFATHLLNSGADLRVIQELLGHESLSTTQRYTHLNLDQLTAVYDKAHPRA is encoded by the coding sequence CGCCACGAGCGCAATGCTTCGGCCCATACTCTGCGCAATTATTTGAGCGACTTGGCGCAGCTGCAAGAATTTTTGCTGGATCGGGAGTTGTGCCTCGATTCGACTGGCTGTGTCGCCGTCGAGAAAGTCGATATTCACGCCGTGCGCGCGTTTCTCGCTTCCCTCACCCGCGAGCGTAAAAAGAGTTCCATCGGACGTAAGGTAGCAGCGCTGAAAAGTTTCTTTCGCTATTTGCTCTCGATCCGACGAATTGAAAAAGATCCGCTGCTGCTGATTCAGTCGCCCAAACAGGAAAAGCCCTTGCCAGCGTTTCTTTCCGTCGACGATGTCTTTCAACTCCTCGGCGCGATCAAACCCAAGACTGGCCTCGATGTGCGCGATCTCGCGGTGCTCGAAGTGTTCTATTCCACCGGCATGCGCGTCAGTGAGTTGGTCGGACTCAATTGGGCTGACATCGACATTCAATTAGAGATTGTCCGTGTGGTGGGCAAAGGTTCCAAAGAGCGGATCGTGCCCATCGGCAAGGTCGCGCTCGCTGCGTTGGAAACTTATGCTTTAGACCAGCGTCAGCGTTGGCAGTTGACCTGCACCGGCGAATCGCCGGTGATCTTGAACAACCGCGGCGAGCGCATTACTACCCGTAGCGTGGCGCGGATTGTCGAGAAACATTTGAAATTGGCTGGCATTCAGATCAAGATGGGGCCGCATGGGTTGCGTCACAGTTTCGCGACGCATTTACTCAACAGCGGCGCCGATCTCAGAGTGATTCAAGAATTACTCGGCCATGAAAGCTTGTCGACGACGCAGCGATATACGCATTTGAATTTGGATCAATTGACCGCGGTTTATGATAAGGCGCATCCGCGAGCGTGA